A portion of the Patescibacteria group bacterium genome contains these proteins:
- a CDS encoding prepilin-type N-terminal cleavage/methylation domain-containing protein: MASNTKRAFTLTELLITIALLGMIATIAVPVVSNLQVSGQLDDVTTEIKTALRATRTRSVARVGDATHGVFFTSQSYTLYRIPDGVPTLNEARQIPRAMSISTTIPAADINFSRGIGIPNIAANQTITITHATGGTRIITITPAGLVDAQ, from the coding sequence GTGGCATCAAATACTAAACGCGCGTTTACCCTTACCGAACTACTCATCACCATCGCGCTCTTGGGTATGATTGCTACTATCGCGGTGCCAGTCGTCTCGAACTTGCAGGTATCGGGTCAGCTTGACGATGTGACAACCGAGATAAAAACGGCGCTTCGTGCTACGCGTACGCGTTCGGTCGCGCGTGTGGGTGATGCGACGCACGGCGTTTTTTTTACATCCCAATCTTACACACTCTATCGTATACCCGATGGTGTGCCGACACTCAACGAGGCGCGACAGATACCTCGTGCAATGAGCATTTCCACTACTATTCCGGCGGCCGATATCAACTTTAGCCGAGGCATTGGTATACCAAATATTGCTGCAAACCAGACTATCACCATCACACATGCTACCGGGGGCACGCGTATCATCACTATCACTCCCGCTGGTCTCGTAGATGCGCAATAA